The Salminus brasiliensis chromosome 8, fSalBra1.hap2, whole genome shotgun sequence genome has a window encoding:
- the myl1 gene encoding myosin light chain 1, skeletal muscle isoform: MAPKKDAKKPEPAKKAEPAPAPAPEPAAAPKPAAVDLSSVKVEFTPDQLEDYKEAFGLFDRVGDNKVAYNQIADIMRALGQNPTNKEVNKILGNPTADDMANKRVEFEQFLPMLQFVVNSPNKGTFEDYVEGLRVFDKEGNGTVMGAELRIVLSTLGEKMSEAEVDALMAGQEDENGCVNYEAFVKHIMSV, encoded by the exons ATGGCACCCAAGAAGGACGCAAAGAAGCCAGAGCCAGCAAAGAAGGCTGAGCCTGCCCCTGCTCCAGCCCCTGAGCCTGCGGCCGCACCCAAACCGGCTGCAGTGGATCTGTCTTCAGTCAAG gTGGAGTTCACTCCAGACCAGCTGGAGG ACTACAAGGAAGCCTTCGGTCTCTTCGACAGAGTGGGTGACAACAAGGTGGCCTACAACCAGATCGCCGACATCATGCGCGCTCTGGGACAGAACCCCACCAACAAGGAAGTCAACAAGATCCTGGGCAACCCCACTGCTGATG atatggccaacaagaggGTGGAATTCGAGCAGTTCCTGCCCATGCTGCAGTTTGTGGTCAACAGCCCAAACAAGGGGACCTTCGAGGACTACGTTGAGGGTCTGCGCGTCTTTGACAAGGAGGGCAACGGCACAGTGATGGGTGCTGAGCTGCGTATTGTCCTCTCAACGCTCG GTGAGAAAATGTCAGAGGCTGAGGTCGACGCCCTCATGGCAGGCCAGGAGGATGAGAACGGCTGTGTCAACTATGAGG CTTTCGTGAAACACATCATGTCAGTGTAA